Proteins encoded together in one Salarias fasciatus chromosome 17, fSalaFa1.1, whole genome shotgun sequence window:
- the dusp16 gene encoding dual specificity protein phosphatase 16 isoform X1 — protein MSRRGAPGAVRPLGAEALVALLEGGLDRVVLIDSRPFVDYNASHILEAVNVNCSKLMKRRLQQDKVQIQELLQHSAKNKLQLQADQEVVVYDQSSSDPAALSTESFLCVLLLKLERSFPSVHLLSGGFSQFSHLFPGLCEGKSALLPSCASQPCPPVASLGPTRILPHLYLGCQRDVLNQEVMQQNDIVFVLNASNTCPKPDFIPDSHFLRVPVNDSFCEKILPWLDRSLDFIEKAKACNARVLVHCLAGISRSATIAIAYIMKRMDMSLDEAYRFVKEKRPTISPNFNFLGQLLDFEKKIKSPHGTETKLRSLQQGEPGSEAASARPDAAAAAGPALLEPLTLPCVLADAPEERRLAQALSGLALADGGEDSSRLKRSFSLDIKSYGEPGGGAAHCVFVPHVGAADATDFYKASAFKESKACQFSPVQEVSEQSTPEQSPDKEEADSAQGPPPPASSSFTKPPPPSPNCPHPLHRSGSMEESATSFLFGLSRSQQHLAKPGPCGGGGGGALKGWHSDILLGPVTVSTSSLSGGWYLSSDSARFYSTSAILSGGGGFAAFGCGHGLEAVRRRSRQRTGDRGDSRRSWHEESSFEKQLKRRSCQMEFGDGRAGEEMVKGGSQSSFSGSMEVIEVS, from the exons ATGTCCCGGCGCGGGGCCCCCGGCGCCGTGCGCCCGCTGGGCGCCGAGGCCCTGGTGGCCCTGCTGGAGGGCGGCCTGGACCGCGTGGTGCTGATCGACAGCCGGCCCTTCGTGGACTACAACGCGTCGCACATCCTGGAGGCCGTCAACGTCAACTGCTCCaagctgatgaagaggaggctgcagcaggacaagGTGCAgatccaggagctgctgcagcactcCGCCAAGAACAAG ctgcagctgcaggctgatCAGGAGGTGGTGGTGTACGACCAGAGCTCCTCAGACCCGGCGGCTCTCAGCACCGAGTCCTTCCTCTGCGTTCTGCTGCTCAAACTGGAGAGAAGCTTCCCCTCCGTCCACCTGCTGTcag GCGGCTTCTCGCAGTTCTCCCACCTCTTCCCGGGGCTGTGCGAGGGGAAGTCGGCCCTGCTGCCCTCCTGCGCCTCCCAGCCCTGCCCCCCCGTCGCCAGCCTGGGCCCCACCCGCATCCTGCCCCACCTGTACCTGGGCTGCCAGAGGGACGTCCTCAACCAG gaagtgatgcagcaGAACGACATCGTCTTCGTGCTGAACGCCAGCAACACGTGTCCCAAACCGGACTTCATCCCGGACTCCCACTTCCTGAGGGTCCCGGTCAACGACTCCTTCTGCGAGAAGATCCTCCCCTGGCTGGACCGATCGCTGGACTTCATCG AAAAAGCCAAAGCGTGCAACGCCCGGGTCCTGGTCCACTGTCTGGCTGGAATCTCGCGCTCGGCCACCATCGCCATCGCCTACATCATGAAGAGGATGGACATGTCTCTGGACGAGGCCTACAG gttcgTGAAGGAGAAGCGTCCCACCATCTCCCCCAACTTCAACTTCCTGGGTCAGCTGCTGGACTTTGAGAAGAAGATAAAGAGTCCTCACGGTACGGAGACCAAGCTGCGGtccctccagcagggggagcccGGGTCGGAGGCGGCGTCGGCCAGgccggacgccgccgccgccgccggtccgGCTCTGTTGGAGCCGCTGACGCTGCCCTGCGTTCTGGCCGACGCCCCCGAGGAGCGCCGGCTGGCCCAGGCTCTGAGCGGCCTGGCGCTGGCCGACGGCGGCGAGGACAGCTCGCGGCTGAAGCGCTCCTTTTCCCTGGACATCAAGTCGTACGGCGAGCCCGGCGGGGGCGCCGCGCACTGCGTCTTCGTGCCTCACGTCGGCGCCGCAGACGCCACGGACTTCTACAAAGCGTCGGCGTTTAAGGAGAGCAAGGCGTGTCAGTTCTCGCCGGTGCAGGAAGTGTCGGAGCAGTCGACGCCGGAGCAGAGTCCCGATAAGGAGGAGGCGGACTCTGCACAgggaccgccgccgccggcctccagcagcttcaccaagcctccgcccccctccccgaACTGTCCACACCCGCTGCACCGGAGTGGCAGCATGGAGGAGAGCGCCACCAGCTTCCTGTTCGGCCTGTCGCGCAGCCAGCAGCACCTGGCCAAGCCGGGgccgtgcggcggcggcggcggcggcgccctgaAGGGCTGGCACTCCGACATCCTGCTGGGACCCGTCAccgtctccacctcctccctgaGCGGCGGCTGGTACCTCTCCTCCGACTCCGCCCGCTTCTACTCCACCTCCGCCAtcctgagcggcggcggcggcttcgcGGCGTTTGGCTGCGGCCACGGCCTGGAGGCGGTGCGGCGGCGCAGCCGGCAGCGGACGGGCGACCGCGGCGACTCCCGGAGGAGCTGGCACGAGGAGAGCAGCTTCgagaagcagctgaagaggCGCAGCTGCCAGATGGAGTTCGGAGACGGGCGGGCGGGCGAGGAGATGGTGAAGGGGGGCAGCCAGTCCAGCTTCTCCGGCAGCATGGAGGTCATCGAGGTGTCCTGA
- the dusp16 gene encoding dual specificity protein phosphatase 16 isoform X2, whose translation MSRRGAPGAVRPLGAEALVALLEGGLDRVVLIDSRPFVDYNASHILEAVNVNCSKLMKRRLQQDKVQIQELLQHSAKNKLQADQEVVVYDQSSSDPAALSTESFLCVLLLKLERSFPSVHLLSGGFSQFSHLFPGLCEGKSALLPSCASQPCPPVASLGPTRILPHLYLGCQRDVLNQEVMQQNDIVFVLNASNTCPKPDFIPDSHFLRVPVNDSFCEKILPWLDRSLDFIEKAKACNARVLVHCLAGISRSATIAIAYIMKRMDMSLDEAYRFVKEKRPTISPNFNFLGQLLDFEKKIKSPHGTETKLRSLQQGEPGSEAASARPDAAAAAGPALLEPLTLPCVLADAPEERRLAQALSGLALADGGEDSSRLKRSFSLDIKSYGEPGGGAAHCVFVPHVGAADATDFYKASAFKESKACQFSPVQEVSEQSTPEQSPDKEEADSAQGPPPPASSSFTKPPPPSPNCPHPLHRSGSMEESATSFLFGLSRSQQHLAKPGPCGGGGGGALKGWHSDILLGPVTVSTSSLSGGWYLSSDSARFYSTSAILSGGGGFAAFGCGHGLEAVRRRSRQRTGDRGDSRRSWHEESSFEKQLKRRSCQMEFGDGRAGEEMVKGGSQSSFSGSMEVIEVS comes from the exons ATGTCCCGGCGCGGGGCCCCCGGCGCCGTGCGCCCGCTGGGCGCCGAGGCCCTGGTGGCCCTGCTGGAGGGCGGCCTGGACCGCGTGGTGCTGATCGACAGCCGGCCCTTCGTGGACTACAACGCGTCGCACATCCTGGAGGCCGTCAACGTCAACTGCTCCaagctgatgaagaggaggctgcagcaggacaagGTGCAgatccaggagctgctgcagcactcCGCCAAGAACAAG ctgcaggctgatCAGGAGGTGGTGGTGTACGACCAGAGCTCCTCAGACCCGGCGGCTCTCAGCACCGAGTCCTTCCTCTGCGTTCTGCTGCTCAAACTGGAGAGAAGCTTCCCCTCCGTCCACCTGCTGTcag GCGGCTTCTCGCAGTTCTCCCACCTCTTCCCGGGGCTGTGCGAGGGGAAGTCGGCCCTGCTGCCCTCCTGCGCCTCCCAGCCCTGCCCCCCCGTCGCCAGCCTGGGCCCCACCCGCATCCTGCCCCACCTGTACCTGGGCTGCCAGAGGGACGTCCTCAACCAG gaagtgatgcagcaGAACGACATCGTCTTCGTGCTGAACGCCAGCAACACGTGTCCCAAACCGGACTTCATCCCGGACTCCCACTTCCTGAGGGTCCCGGTCAACGACTCCTTCTGCGAGAAGATCCTCCCCTGGCTGGACCGATCGCTGGACTTCATCG AAAAAGCCAAAGCGTGCAACGCCCGGGTCCTGGTCCACTGTCTGGCTGGAATCTCGCGCTCGGCCACCATCGCCATCGCCTACATCATGAAGAGGATGGACATGTCTCTGGACGAGGCCTACAG gttcgTGAAGGAGAAGCGTCCCACCATCTCCCCCAACTTCAACTTCCTGGGTCAGCTGCTGGACTTTGAGAAGAAGATAAAGAGTCCTCACGGTACGGAGACCAAGCTGCGGtccctccagcagggggagcccGGGTCGGAGGCGGCGTCGGCCAGgccggacgccgccgccgccgccggtccgGCTCTGTTGGAGCCGCTGACGCTGCCCTGCGTTCTGGCCGACGCCCCCGAGGAGCGCCGGCTGGCCCAGGCTCTGAGCGGCCTGGCGCTGGCCGACGGCGGCGAGGACAGCTCGCGGCTGAAGCGCTCCTTTTCCCTGGACATCAAGTCGTACGGCGAGCCCGGCGGGGGCGCCGCGCACTGCGTCTTCGTGCCTCACGTCGGCGCCGCAGACGCCACGGACTTCTACAAAGCGTCGGCGTTTAAGGAGAGCAAGGCGTGTCAGTTCTCGCCGGTGCAGGAAGTGTCGGAGCAGTCGACGCCGGAGCAGAGTCCCGATAAGGAGGAGGCGGACTCTGCACAgggaccgccgccgccggcctccagcagcttcaccaagcctccgcccccctccccgaACTGTCCACACCCGCTGCACCGGAGTGGCAGCATGGAGGAGAGCGCCACCAGCTTCCTGTTCGGCCTGTCGCGCAGCCAGCAGCACCTGGCCAAGCCGGGgccgtgcggcggcggcggcggcggcgccctgaAGGGCTGGCACTCCGACATCCTGCTGGGACCCGTCAccgtctccacctcctccctgaGCGGCGGCTGGTACCTCTCCTCCGACTCCGCCCGCTTCTACTCCACCTCCGCCAtcctgagcggcggcggcggcttcgcGGCGTTTGGCTGCGGCCACGGCCTGGAGGCGGTGCGGCGGCGCAGCCGGCAGCGGACGGGCGACCGCGGCGACTCCCGGAGGAGCTGGCACGAGGAGAGCAGCTTCgagaagcagctgaagaggCGCAGCTGCCAGATGGAGTTCGGAGACGGGCGGGCGGGCGAGGAGATGGTGAAGGGGGGCAGCCAGTCCAGCTTCTCCGGCAGCATGGAGGTCATCGAGGTGTCCTGA